The Anopheles maculipalpis chromosome 3RL, idAnoMacuDA_375_x, whole genome shotgun sequence genomic sequence CTGCTCTGAAGTCTAATGAGAAGCACCGTGCCGTGTCTCGTGTTGGCGTgggatgatgctgctgctgctgcgtttaAAATTGCGGCTCCATGCGCTAGGGCGAGGTGTCGCGCGAGGGTTTTCCAACGCCGGACGAACGGATGAAAAGTTATTTCCACCCATCATATCGGCACCCGtcagtcggtcggtcggtggcCCCCGAATGCGCGACGACCTCTCCTGACACTTGTGCCCGTGTCGCCTGCCTGGGAAATGTGGGAAAATTGCGctacccaacacacacacagatacagtGGTCCTCGGCTGACGTTACCACCGTTCGATTCGATACGTGCACTGGCTCCGAAGTACGTAGAAGTAATCCTTAACTGTTACTACGGTAACGATTTCAGTGCTCCTGTAAGTACTCGCTGCACTTAACTTTAAACACACCAAACTAACTTAATGTTCCGAGGATCCCTTTTCACGGTTCTCGGCGGAATAAAAACTTGAGTAAAACTAACAAcactgatcgatcgattgattcaCACAATTTAGCGGACCTTTCCTTAAAGCCGAGCACCGTAATACCTTGGACTTGGTGTCTTGTTTGACTGTATGCTTCCGGACCATCCGCTGTGCTCGAGAAACAGATGATTATTATGAGTTTTCCCAGCCCCACCGTCACACATTTGTCTTACACACGCGCACGCTAGTGTTTGTGCACGCGGGGAAAAACTATACGGTACCGTAAAAAGAAgacaagaagcaaacaaacaaaacacacaaatatgtGTCACCACCTTACTGTCTAGCTTTGACTGGTCGTTCGACCGGTATCGCACTGggtcgtgtgtgttttttttacgggTGGAAAATCATCCCCAGCATCATCTGGCGGTCCAGCACCGATGAGCTCATCCTCGTTGAAAGTCGATTTTCCTTTCGTACTCTTTTTTCCGCGCCACCACTACAACATGGTTGACTATGCAACCGGACCATGTGTATCATGTGGACGTTTGTACACTACTGTGCGACTGCTGCGAAATACTCCCAGGACCCAACAGATTTGTGcgatttggtgttttttttgctcactgcaaactgtttttccttccccacacgcgcagacacacacacgaagaACGAGGggaaattttgcattttctttatcACACACAACTACATGTATCGCTATGTTGAGGAGGGGTTGGTTTTTCCccaaacgcacacacgtgCTCAAAATATACACAATTTTGGGCTTGTATTGGCGAGAGGAGTACGGTCAAAGCGAGTGAAAGTGAGAAAAAGCCGGCTCGAGGTTCAGCTGGGAAAAAGCTGCTTCTTTCGGTCAAAATCCTTCGtaatttgaagaaaacaaaaagcaactaCAATTTACTTCAGTTTTATACCCACCCAAAACACCATACCAAAAGAGTTTGCTGGCTTCTTTATTGCCTCTTTCCGTGTGCTTAAACAGACAacttttgcattattttaattcaaaatttgtGTAGTGATAAAGTATCAAAAATTGTTCGTATAATAATAGTGTTCAAAACGCTTCTCAAACGGCTTCGCTTAGTCGATCATCTTCCGGATCATGTAGTTGAGGATGCCACCATTGCGGAAGTACTCCAGGTCCACCTCCGTGTCGAAGCGTGCAATCACCTCGAACTGTTTGCCAGCGTCCGTACTGACGGTGATACGTTCGTGCGGTTTGCAGTCGGCCGGAATCGCAATGCTAAACAGCTCCTGTCCGGTAAGTCCAAGGCTTTCAGCGTTCTGTCCGGTCAGATACTGAAGGGGAACGATTCCCATTCCAACCAAATTTGAACGGTGGATGCGCTCGTACGATTCCGCAATGACCGCACGAATACCGAGCAGATACGGACCCTTTGCTGCCCAATCGCGGCTCGATCCGCTACCATAATCCTTTCCGACGAGCGCAATCAAAGGTGTTCCTTCGCCGGCATAACGCTGAGCACAGTCGAACACGTCCATCTCCTCCCCGCTCGGAATGTGCAGGGTGCGGGGCCCTGGACGTGGTACCAGCTTGTTAACCAGGCGAATGTTAGCGAACGTTCCACGTGCCATAATATCATCGTTACCACGCCGGGAACCGTACGAGTTAAAGTCACGCGGCGTAAGACCCCGATCGGATAGGAACCGGGCAGCGGGACTGTTGCGTGCAATCGAGCCGGCCGGTGAAATGTGATCCGTCGTGACGGAATCGCCCAGATTTAATAGTGCCCGGGCATTAACGATTTTTCCGATCGTTGGCAAATCACGTGTCATACCCTCGAAGAACGGTGGACGCTTAATGTATGTCGAAGAACCATCCCACGGGTACAGCTTGCCGGTCGGTGCATCCAAACCCTGCCAGGCGGGCGAACCCAGCTCAACCTTTTCGTACACATCGCGGAACATGGCTGGTATGACGTGCTGTTTTTCGACCGCCTGAATCTCCTGCCGGGTTGGCCAAATGTCACGCAAAAATACGGCCGATCCGTCCGGGCGCGTACCGATCGGTTGCTTCTCGAAGTCAATATCGACCGTACCGGCAAGGGCGTAAGCGATCACCAGCAGCGGGCTAGCAAGATAGTTGGCCCGTGTGTTCGGGTGGATACGTCCCTCGAAGTTACGATTGCCGGAAAGGACACCGCAGCACACGAGATTGTTTTTCTCGATCGTGTTCGCGACATTATCGTCCAGTGGACCCGAATTTCCAATACACGTCATACAACCGTACCCAACCACATTGAAACCAAGCTCTTCCAGTGCCGGAATGACACCCGATTCCTTCAGATAGTACGTGACGACGCCACTTCCCGGCGAGAGGGACGTTTTGATGTACGGTGCAACCTTGAGGCCCGCTTCAACCGCTTTCTTTGCCAGCAGACCGGCTCCCAGCATAACCGACGGGTTGCTTGTGTTGGTGCAGGACGTGATAGCCGCAATCACGACCGATCCGTGCTTGAGTGAGTATGTCTTTCCATCGGTCCAGCTGAACGTACCTTCCGCAGCAAGTTCCGCTTCCGGAACGGCGAATCCCTTGAATCCGACCTTATTCGTCAAACATTCACGGAAATCCTGTTGCATCTCGCTCACCGACACCCGATCATGAGGACGCTTCGGTCCCGAAACGGACGTAACGACGCTAGCCAGATCTAGCTCCACAATTTGCGTGAAAACCGGATCCTGTTCGGCATTGCCGAAATCGCGCAACTGATCCGTCGCCTTCAGGTAAGCCTCAATCACGCGCACCTTCTCCTCGGCACGGTTCGTCTGGCGCAGATACTCTAGCGCGTTCTTATCCACCGGGAAGTACCCGACGGTAGCACCATACTCCGGACACATGTTGCTAATGGTGGCACGATCCGCAATCGACAGTTCACTTACACCCGGGCCGAAAAATTCCACAAACTTGCCCACCACACCGATCTGCCGGAGGTGTTTCGTGATCGTCAGCACCAGATCGGTTGACGTCACGAGTGGACTCAGCTTGCCAACCAGCTTGTAGCCGATAACTTCCGGCAGCAACATGGAGATGGCTTGTCCGAGCATAACCGCTTCCGCCTCAATTCCACCAACACCCCAACCAACCACCCCGAGTCCATTGATCATGGTGGTGTGGGAATCCGTACCGACAACGCTGTCCGGGTAGAGCATACGCGTCGAACCATCCTTCTTTGCATCCTGGAACACAACCCGCGCCAAATACTCCAGATTCACCTGATGCACAATGCCCGAACCGGGCGGAATGATGAGCATGTTGTTGAACGCCTTGGCACCCCACTTCAGGAACGTAAACCGTTCCTTGTTGCGTTCGAACTCGAGGTCCTGGTTTTTGGCCAAAGCATCCTCACTGCGAGCAAAGTCGACCTGTACCGAGTGATCAATCACTAGATCGGACGGGCAGATTGGGTTGATACGGTCTGGGTCACCACCAAGCTTCAACACAGCGTCACGCATAGCGGCGAAATCGACCACTGCCGGTACGCCGGTAAAATCCTGCAGGATAACACGTGCTGGCTTGAACGGGATTTCCAGCTCGTCTTCCGACGATGGTGTGCCCTTCATTTGCTTCCATCGCAGGATGCCGCGAACGTCCTTCTCCAGGACCTGGAAGTTGTCGCAGTTGCGGACAGCTGATTCAAgcagcacacgcacactgtaGGGAAGTTCACCTAATAGAGGAGATAGGAACAGCCAATCAATaagaaagaaagacaaaaaagcgaagaagaaaactcACGATACTCCGGGAATGAGGCAATGTCGAAGTAATGGAATGTTTCACCATTGACGTTGATCTCCTTCAGCAAGCTCTGGAATGGATTAGCACCTGCGGGAAGCCGTGGGAAAGGGAGCAATGGAAACTAGATTAAATTGGGTGATAATGATCGTTCCAACAAAACACTTCCACTTTCATCATTGACAAGCCTCCATCGGAGCAATCAAAGAAATCCACAACGTCATTACGCAACCTCTATCCGTCTATACGCTCGACGGTCAGACGGTGGTCGTCGTTTCAGTGAGTCGCTTCTTTCTTCCTAGCCCACACAGCTACTACAATTAATCCCCCCGAACTGTGTTATCTGTGATCCGGAGAACCATTGCAACCCCGTGCCCACATTAATGAGCGTATCAGA encodes the following:
- the LOC126561579 gene encoding cytoplasmic aconitate hydratase-like, with the protein product MAGANPFQSLLKEINVNGETFHYFDIASFPEYRELPYSVRVLLESAVRNCDNFQVLEKDVRGILRWKQMKGTPSSEDELEIPFKPARVILQDFTGVPAVVDFAAMRDAVLKLGGDPDRINPICPSDLVIDHSVQVDFARSEDALAKNQDLEFERNKERFTFLKWGAKAFNNMLIIPPGSGIVHQVNLEYLARVVFQDAKKDGSTRMLYPDSVVGTDSHTTMINGLGVVGWGVGGIEAEAVMLGQAISMLLPEVIGYKLVGKLSPLVTSTDLVLTITKHLRQIGVVGKFVEFFGPGVSELSIADRATISNMCPEYGATVGYFPVDKNALEYLRQTNRAEEKVRVIEAYLKATDQLRDFGNAEQDPVFTQIVELDLASVVTSVSGPKRPHDRVSVSEMQQDFRECLTNKVGFKGFAVPEAELAAEGTFSWTDGKTYSLKHGSVVIAAITSCTNTSNPSVMLGAGLLAKKAVEAGLKVAPYIKTSLSPGSGVVTYYLKESGVIPALEELGFNVVGYGCMTCIGNSGPLDDNVANTIEKNNLVCCGVLSGNRNFEGRIHPNTRANYLASPLLVIAYALAGTVDIDFEKQPIGTRPDGSAVFLRDIWPTRQEIQAVEKQHVIPAMFRDVYEKVELGSPAWQGLDAPTGKLYPWDGSSTYIKRPPFFEGMTRDLPTIGKIVNARALLNLGDSVTTDHISPAGSIARNSPAARFLSDRGLTPRDFNSYGSRRGNDDIMARGTFANIRLVNKLVPRPGPRTLHIPSGEEMDVFDCAQRYAGEGTPLIALVGKDYGSGSSRDWAAKGPYLLGIRAVIAESYERIHRSNLVGMGIVPLQYLTGQNAESLGLTGQELFSIAIPADCKPHERITVSTDAGKQFEVIARFDTEVDLEYFRNGGILNYMIRKMID